Proteins from a genomic interval of Vreelandella profundi:
- a CDS encoding glutathione S-transferase, whose protein sequence is MTPLLDRLYSFRRCPYAMRARLGLLFAELQVELREIILKNKPAQMLAISPKGTVPVLQLSDGAVIEESREIMVWALEQQDPQGLLDAKVLTQANALIEQNDNEFKHWLDCYKYADRHLEMTQAEYRQRGEAFLQVLETLLTQKPYLLGDNATIADIGIMPFVRQFAHVDRDVFYSLPYPHLQRWLEHWLEHAFFLQAMTKFQPWQEGDDVMVFPS, encoded by the coding sequence ATGACGCCCTTACTTGATCGCCTGTACTCTTTTCGTCGCTGTCCCTATGCCATGCGTGCCCGTCTCGGCTTATTGTTTGCTGAGTTGCAGGTGGAGCTGCGGGAGATAATATTGAAAAACAAACCGGCCCAGATGCTAGCGATTAGTCCGAAAGGCACTGTGCCTGTTTTACAGCTTTCTGATGGTGCTGTGATCGAGGAAAGCCGAGAAATAATGGTGTGGGCGCTTGAGCAGCAAGATCCGCAAGGGCTGTTAGATGCCAAGGTTTTGACTCAGGCCAATGCTTTGATCGAGCAAAACGATAATGAATTTAAACATTGGCTGGATTGTTATAAATACGCCGATCGTCATCTCGAAATGACCCAGGCGGAGTACCGGCAACGGGGCGAAGCTTTTTTACAGGTGTTAGAGACGTTGCTGACTCAAAAGCCTTATCTTCTGGGGGATAACGCGACCATTGCCGATATTGGCATCATGCCTTTTGTCCGCCAGTTCGCCCATGTGGATCGCGATGTTTTTTACAGCCTACCTTACCCGCACCTACAGCGGTGGTTAGAACACTGGTTGGAGCACGCATTCTTTCTGCAGGCTATGACCAAGTTTCAGCCATGGCAAGAGGGGGATGACGTGATGGTTTTTCCTTCTTAA
- a CDS encoding CGNR zinc finger domain-containing protein, with amino-acid sequence MPSEIAPPFIASNLALDFMNTQFGVADERQECLDDDSSVVAWLQQAGVLAEYRESPPSGIAQLARELRNNMRDLLTSAQQGRAADPAVVNHVLERGYPIEKIEWQSTASVFQKKTYQRSMGSESLLQPVARALVKLLTEADLQLVKQCEASGCVLLFHDQTKSHRRRWCSMASCGNRMKAAAHRARKSEKADTK; translated from the coding sequence ATGCCATCAGAAATTGCGCCACCGTTTATCGCAAGCAATCTCGCCCTCGACTTTATGAACACGCAATTTGGCGTAGCAGACGAGCGCCAAGAATGCCTGGACGACGACAGCAGTGTCGTTGCGTGGCTTCAACAGGCGGGCGTTTTGGCCGAATACCGTGAAAGCCCACCATCGGGGATAGCGCAACTTGCTAGGGAATTACGCAACAACATGCGGGACCTTCTTACCTCTGCCCAGCAGGGCCGAGCCGCGGACCCCGCCGTGGTAAATCATGTACTGGAGCGGGGTTACCCCATTGAGAAGATCGAATGGCAGTCAACAGCGTCGGTATTTCAGAAAAAAACCTATCAGCGAAGCATGGGAAGCGAGAGCCTGTTGCAGCCTGTCGCACGGGCGTTGGTTAAGTTGCTTACCGAGGCAGACTTGCAGCTCGTTAAACAGTGCGAAGCCTCGGGCTGCGTTCTTCTGTTCCACGATCAAACAAAATCTCACCGGCGCCGCTGGTGCAGCATGGCGTCTTGCGGAAACAGAATGAAAGCGGCCGCGCATCGCGCTAGAAAGAGTGAGAAAGCCGACACGAAGTAA